In Tachysurus fulvidraco isolate hzauxx_2018 chromosome 11, HZAU_PFXX_2.0, whole genome shotgun sequence, one DNA window encodes the following:
- the folr gene encoding folate receptor, with amino-acid sequence MEQPLRVWLVFTVLLYFSLCSLANQLNMCMDAKHHKTEPGPEGELYLQCSPWHQNACCTANTSAEAHEDNSYLYNFNWNHCGIMSKKCKEHFIQDTCFYECSPHLGPWIQPADTTWRKERILDVPLCLEDCETWYNDCKNDITCKENWHKGWDWTSGTNRCPVGAQCQKWTEVFPNAQSMCEKIWSNSYKYTTYSRDSGRCMQMWFTGQNPNKKVAEFYLNHGSRTEMAMLTSFTLSLAVLLSML; translated from the exons ATGGAGCAACCATTGAG GGTTTGGCTGGTGTTTACTGTGCTATTATATTTTTCACTTTGTTCTCTTGCAAACCAACTAAACATGTGTATGGATGCTAAACATCACAAAACTGAGCCGGGACCAGAAGGAGAACTTTACCTGCAG TGTTCTCCTTGGCATCAGAATGCATGTTGCACTGCAAACACCTCAGCTGAAGCCCATGAAGATAACTCATACCTATATAACTTTAACTGGAACCACTGTGGGATCATgagtaaaaaatgtaaagagcATTTCATCCAGGACACGTGTTTCTACGAGTGTTCTCCTCACCTGGGACCATGGATCCAGCCG gcggaTACCACTTGGCGGAAGGAGCGCATATTAGATGTTCCATTATGTTTGGAGGACTGTGAAACATGGTACAATGACTGCAAAAATGACATCACCTGCAAAGAGAACTGGCATAAGGGCTGGGACTGgacctcag gTACAAACCGCTGTCCTGTAGGAGCTCAGTGCCAAAAGTGGACTGAAGTTTTCCCCAACGCTCAGAGCATGTGTGAGAAAATCTGGTCCAACTCCTACAAGTACACTACATACAGCAGGGACAGTGGCCGCTGCATGCAGATGTGGTTCACTGGCCAGAACCCTAACAAAAAGGTGGCAGAGTTCTACCTGAACCATGGCTCTCGAACAGAGATGGCCATGTTGACAAGCTTCACACTTTCTCTTGCTGTCCTTCTCTCAATGCTGTAA